CGTTTTCTTCAATGATAGAAGTTAATTCGGTAACGTGCTTCGTCCCACGTTTAGTAACGGCATCAGGGAAAAACCCTTCCCCCTTGTAACCTAAGGACACACTCTTGACCTCAATTAAATGATGTTGATTTCCTTTAGAAACATAGAAATCCCACCTTGAATGACCTTTAGTAAATTCTCTAGCCTTAAATAGGAACGACTTGAATGGCTCAATCATTTCTTCTTTCAGAGCCTTTTCTATCAGATGATTGGCTAGTGTTGTTTGCAAGGAAATGAGAGCACCATCAACGGGGTCTTGAGCCAATACAGCTGACCAACTTGTTTTGCGGTCTTTCTTATCACTATATTGGACATAGATCGTGGCTTCATCTCGAAGCACTTCTTTCAATCGGCCAGGATCAGGGAGATGCACTTTAACGACTTCTTTTGAATGTCTTAGGCGGCAATGAAGAATAAATCGGTTTGGTCGTTCTACGAATGTAGCTTCGTAAAGTGGCTGATGAAAAGGAATGAACATGAATTTACTACCCCCCAAAAAAAGAATGCCTTGGAGCTTCAACCATCACCCTCAAGTCTCTCATATGCTAGTATACCACTTCTTAGCTTCATAAACTTCCGCTTCTGTCAGCTGGTGACCATTATTCTCCCAATAAAGGTGAACCCTCGCATAAGCCCCTTCTAATAGGTCTTTAAGGTCTTTTGTTTCTTCAGGTTTACATAAAGGGTCATTTGTTCCTGCTCCAATAAAAATGGGTAAATTACTCATGTCCGGAAGTGATACACCTCTACGCGGAACCATAGGATGAAAGAGGATAGCTCCTAATAAAACTTGCTTATAATGAAAGAGTAAACTCCCCGCTATATTAGCACCGTTTGAATAGCCGATCGCTACAACATGTTTACGGTCAAATTCATACTTCTCTGCAGCCCAATCCAGGAAACGATACAACTCATTTGTCCGGTAGACAAGGTCTTCCTCATCAAAAACGCCCTCACGTAGACGTTTGAAAAAACGTGACATCCCATTTTCATTAACCTGCCCTCTAACGGATAACACAGATGCTTTAGGATCGATCATATCAGCTATAGGAAGTAAATCCTCTTCAGTTCCACCTGTCCCATGTAAAAGAAGAAAAACCGGCTTCCCTTGTTCCCCTTGTTTAAATAAATGTTTCATTTTCATATCCCACCCTTTAAGTTTACATAATATAATTATGGTTTTCCATCATGATCTACTAAAATTTTATCTCGATTTCGAGATAATGTCAATAACTACTCATTTTTCTGAAATGAGCAATGCACAATAAATCCCTATTCAAAAACCCTCCCTGATATTAATCAAAGAGGGTTTATAGTTCCTATTAATTAAACAGAAATTGTAAATATCCATAGCCATTTTGTTCTAATTCGTGTTTTGGAATAAACTTCAAGGCTGCAGAGTTAATACAATAGCGCAAGCCACCTTCTTCTTTTGGACCGTCATCAAAAACATGCCCTAGGTGTGAATCACCTGCTCGGCTTCTCACCTCAGTTCGGATCATACCATGAGTAGTATCCATGTTCTCTTCTACAAAGTAGGAATCAATCGGGCGTGTAAAACTTGGCCAACCACAACCAGCATCGTATTTGTCACGGGAGCTGAATAAAGGTTCACCAGAGACAACTTCGACATAAATTCCTTCCTCTTCATGATCATAGTACTCATTTCTAAAAGGAGGTTCAGTTCCATTTTCTTGTGTCACTTTATACTGCATAGGTGAGAGTGTTTCTTTTAGTTGGTTAGGGTCTTTCTCCATCTTCCAATGAGTCTCGATAAAATCTTTACGGCCAGATCCTTGTTTATAACGTTTATAGTGATAAGGCTGTTTTTTATAATAATCTTGGTGCTTTTCC
The nucleotide sequence above comes from Pontibacillus chungwhensis. Encoded proteins:
- the sfsA gene encoding DNA/RNA nuclease SfsA — protein: MFIPFHQPLYEATFVERPNRFILHCRLRHSKEVVKVHLPDPGRLKEVLRDEATIYVQYSDKKDRKTSWSAVLAQDPVDGALISLQTTLANHLIEKALKEEMIEPFKSFLFKAREFTKGHSRWDFYVSKGNQHHLIEVKSVSLGYKGEGFFPDAVTKRGTKHVTELTSIIEENDWHGTILFVCQRNGLHSVRPAEHIDPSFTKALKNARDKGVHLLAYSTTITLEGIYLSEEVPVFI
- a CDS encoding alpha/beta hydrolase, producing the protein MKHLFKQGEQGKPVFLLLHGTGGTEEDLLPIADMIDPKASVLSVRGQVNENGMSRFFKRLREGVFDEEDLVYRTNELYRFLDWAAEKYEFDRKHVVAIGYSNGANIAGSLLFHYKQVLLGAILFHPMVPRRGVSLPDMSNLPIFIGAGTNDPLCKPEETKDLKDLLEGAYARVHLYWENNGHQLTEAEVYEAKKWYTSI
- the msrA gene encoding peptide-methionine (S)-S-oxide reductase MsrA codes for the protein MTSNNLEIATFAGGCFWCMVEPFDQRPGIHKVVSGYTGGHMENPTYMDVVTDTTGHVEAVQITFDPEIFPYEHLLQVFWQQIDPTDAGGQFADRGESYSTAIFYHNERQKELALKSKHELQESGKFKAPIVTEILPASTFYTAEEKHQDYYKKQPYHYKRYKQGSGRKDFIETHWKMEKDPNQLKETLSPMQYKVTQENGTEPPFRNEYYDHEEEGIYVEVVSGEPLFSSRDKYDAGCGWPSFTRPIDSYFVEENMDTTHGMIRTEVRSRAGDSHLGHVFDDGPKEEGGLRYCINSAALKFIPKHELEQNGYGYLQFLFN